The nucleotide sequence TGGGATTCTCAGAAGGTAAAAGGTTCCAGGGACAGCATTGTCATTTTTTAGAAAATTCAGCTAAACATGGGCAAAGCTTTAGTTTCAAAGATATGATTAAACTGACACTTCACTCACCATTATCTGGCCCCTGAAGTTTCATAGAATAAAGCTTGACAGGTTGACTAAAAGCTACAGTAATAAGcagctgtggagaaaaaaaagttgctgttgaacactgttttcttcattcttaaaaacaaacatagCACAATAATTAACTACAGATAAGTCTgagctttgaaataaaattaagaactTACCTTCACCATATTCCACACATGCACTAGTCTGTCACTTAAAAATGTCAGCAAATGCTACTCCATTTGGAATTTTTTCCATACATAAAGGGATGTAAAACTGGAAATGCTACAACCACCTTTTTATACCAATTTTACTTACATCCTACTACCATCTCCCACTCTTACTTACACTACCATAACATTGTAAAGTAGACAAGTTCTTAAAACAAATGCTTGCAGAATAGACCATCATTGAAAATACCTCACTTAAAAATATCTACTGTACCTGCTCGTCACAGTCTGATTCCAAGTAGGTAGAGTCTTTACGTAAACAATTATCAAATCCATGCTCATCACTCTCATTAAGACATTCACAGCCGGCTTTATTGATAAATGGCATTAAATCCATCTGAAAGTAAAAGCAAGAGCATTGCTGAGTGCATGATAAGTGCGCCATGAACTCATCTGGGATTAGTAAGCATTGGAATGAATGAAATTCTTCATTCAACAGATTAAAATAACAAGACACACAGAAAACCTCAGGGGTTTATATCAAAAGACATTACAAACACAAAACTACGAATACTATAGTACTCGGATGTATTCAGTTCataactgaaaaacatttctccCCTCCATTCAAATCCTGCACCCCTGGAACACACACTTGCCATTTCAAGAATAAGAAACTGGGCACAGGGAGAATTTTCAGATATACTTTTGATAAACAAGACTACAGCATCGAAGTCACACCACAACACAGACAAACTGACATTAGACTGGAGCTATGAGCAActtaacaggggaaaaaaaaaaaaccaaacaaaccacccagATATGGGCCTCCCCAAAAATATACTACATATTGCAGAACAAATTGAAAGACCACCACTATAGTTCTTACCAGGCTTTATATGCAAAGCTAGtcttattttacttctttttcagcACGGTATACAAATTAACTTTACGAAACCTTTTCCCACTCCTTTCTCCATACACTTTGGCAAAAACACcgaacagcagaaaacaaaagcaacactATTCACGATGAACCAGTTTGGTTTACTGCTCAGCTCCTTTGTGAAGGGTCCAACTAAAAGTTTTAGCATATATACGTTCTCAGACTAAAGCAGACTGCTATCCATGCTCCAAGCCATTTAAAAGGCTTCTTGCAGAGGCAGAATAATCTGTATCAATTTCCAGATAACCAGAATTTTTTGCCTGCAACTGAAGTAAACCAATTCCAATTGAAGCACAGTAAGTCAGGctaaaaatcaagtatttcatATCTTAAGGCCTGAAGACAGAGCATCAACATCTCACACCATAACAGTACAAATTCAAGATCAGTGTACAGCCATAGAACAGTCCAGACCTAAGAAACTAAAGGAACTTTTAGGATAACGACCCAAAAATACCCTTCTTAAAGGCATCTACTAGGTCCCAAAGAATAATATACCACTCTTGAAAAAAAGCACACACTAGCTTGAAAATTACTTCTTACAACAACTCAGGCTATAGCTTCGTGGTACAAACAGAATCCAAAAACAGACTGCTGAGAGAATACAACCCTTTTCCTGTATGCCACTTCCCTTAGCTCTTGCAACAATGTTATTCTGAGCAAAAAATACTTATCCCTCTCCCAGCATCCAAATGAAggcttagcttgcaactcgcatGCTCAGTAGATAGAAGGTaagcaaagaaaaggaacacaTAGCTGTGTGAGAGAATGAAGATACTTCCCTGGAGCCAAGACCAGCCCATTTTGGGTCAAGCATATCCTAAAATAGCATTTCAGCCTACCACTTACAGGTCAAATGGAATTCCTGCTTGGCTCATACAGCCCTGAACATACTCAGGACTTGATTCATAGGGGTAAGACACCACCTCCTACAAGATTAACTTTTAGTACAAGGTGGTGTGTTCATCTCAAAACCAATCTAATTAAGCAGACCTTAAGTTGTTACTTGAATGATTTTCAGTGTGTTTAGGGCTCCAAAGCTAACAAGCTGAACCTTTGTCTTTTGACATCCCCATAGCTCGACAGAGGATttcacagtaattaaaaatttAAGTGTTCACATATAAAGTGAAGTGCAATGCATGCCGTGGAACAGTTAGCAAGTAGCTGAACTGCTAGAAATTCAAGTGACCTGCACTGTTGCAGttcatttaaatgagaaatattcAGCTGGATTTGCACCTTGCTTACATTTGCCTGATAGGATATGGCTAGCTATGAATTTAAAATACTTAACCTCCAAAAAACTTGGTTTTGCATTTAACAGCATAATTTGGGGTTCTATAGATACTCATCACAGCAAAGTTTAACGTATTAGATTCACCAATGCAAAGTAACGTGCACACTACAGCAACTAGTGAAGCACTGAACTGTGACACATGATTTAGGCAAAATGTAATACACCACATAACTAACTGTGTTTATACTTTTGGTAGAACAATAGACAATCTCATTTAAGGAGTAATATCACACCAAGGATTGCTTGGAGAATACCACCTAAGACGACAGCTCTAGGAAAGTGTTTTGTCACATTAGAGTTCTCATTTACATGTGTTTGTTAGTACAGCTGTCAGACAGGCTTATGATTTGCAAGGCACAATTGCCTTGAGGTAACATGAAAACACACAGAACGTGGTGAAAATAATTTCCTGAGAGCACCAATATTTCTAAGCGGATTGCTCCCTTACTGAAATTTTGGCCAAAAAATCAAGTATCCCTACAAAGTTTTGATCTACATAGGAGACATGGGCAAATTATGCaatgacaaaaaagaaatctattcATGAATAccaatttttaaattcttcagaagTAAATGTAACATTAAATTTTAGTTATGAGAGATTTTGATGCAAGGTTTAAAAACCATTCAGTTTGAGAACACATATTTAGAAAcgttcacttttcttttttacaaattACTAAAAAAGTTACAAGTTATTTACTTTACATTATCTGTGAATGCTTGATCAGCAATTACTGGAGTGATATGCAGTACCCCTAGAGAAGTGAAACAATACACATTAAGCATTAAATTGAAAGGAAATTCACAGTCAGCAAGAAGTCTTGTATGCTACTCAGACCAGGCACATAATCTTTTCCTGTGACATATTTTTTACTTTACATACTTTTATATCCTTGTCATTCTTTTACAGGCAAGAAGAAATCTAAAGAGAACACTTTGTAGTACCATCCACTTCTGCAAACATTAGCAATtaggcagaagaaaatatatcatGAGATATCGTTTATCTAACAATACCCTCCCAAAGGCATCCTATTTTCAGGGCAAGCTGCTATAGAGGAAGATGGAGCTGAACTGTTATGAAGGTTAATTCCTTTAACAGCAGAatctctccccctctttttttttttttttttttttaaaagagatgaAATAAAGAGGATTAAAGAAAGGGTAGGGagcaagaattaaaaaggaaaaccccAAATGAACCTACCACCACATAAACAACAGAGAGGATTTCTTAAGGAACAACTAGAGCAACTTTTCAATGTTTTTGACAACCATGTTTAACAATGTCTTTTCCCATGGAcatttttacactttaaaaaacgTTTTGGGAAGACAGATTGGGATGtctgagaagaagaaagaagcagaataaGGAGCTGCAGCAAAAAGCTCATCATAAAACATAAGATTCATTATTCAATGAATGACTAAGGGCTATGCATggagatttttcttaaaacattttataattcTATAACCATACTTACTAAATATGTACATGttagttttttaattttgtctgaaaaagGAAACCCAGACAAGTGATCTTCTCAAAGCCATGGGGAACTTGCAGTTTTGCCTAAAGTAACATTATTTGACTTAGAGTATGTTTAGAAAGcaagagatacttttttttaaacattcaagttatgcaaacattaaaaaaaatttatcttaAGATAAGAGATGCATACATATCCTTTGGGGATATCTGTATCTTCACTGTTTCCAGGATCATTCTCCAGgtgctgtttaattttttcttctaaacctACAGCATCTGCTCCTTGATATTGGTCGATTCGCACTTTGTTTCGGAAAAACAGAAATGTCGGCGTTGCTGATATATTATTGGTAGCAGCTGTTCCCTAGAATGCATAAATTAGTTACAAGTGTTACCTAACAGAGTATTACCAATATTAGACAGAAACATTAGCTTGCTTCACCTAGATAAGAATGCACACACTAGATATTTAACAAGCTACATCACCTCAAACATCACAAACAGTATTTGTTGTTTTATAAACAGCTTTAACTCAGACAACaattttaagttaatttaaaTTCTTCAGATCCTCCTAATCCTTTACACATTTGGGCATTCTTTGAACAGACTTCACATTGTCAGTACATTTGTTGGTACACCATAAAAATCATTACTCATTTGCTCTCCAAAGTGGAGGATGGCTTAATTTAACACTTATTTTACAAGCTTTCTTTACACCTGCATTCCTTCCTCTCCCAAGCCACATTCCTGCGCACCCAGGAATTGCAGCCTGCTGCTGTAGAAGGTGAATTCCATTTGATTTCTACCTGTATTCATACCTGTTATGCACCCACAGTAGTTTTTCCAAAACTTTCCTTAATTTAGTGTCATTTGCAAACATTGTTACCACTTTGATGTTCATCTCTCTCCATTATAATTTGTAGTAATTCAAGACACTTCCTTTCAACATACCATTGTTAATTTTTGTTAACAACCCTTAAGTCAATCAACAGCTCACCTGCAACACTGTTGTCTGTTAAAAACAGTTGAGTAGTACTTGAGAGGAATCTAGTCCCACTAATCATATCAGTTTattgcagttttcattttgctcAATAATTACACCAATATTTGTTTGGAAAGACTTACTCTTTTTAATTCATACTAGTGCTATCTTCCACATTTAGCGGTGTTATCTAAATAGTACAAGCAGCAGGAACTGTTAAACTGACTGTACGCTGCTTAAATGAAGGACATCACAGGGGTAACTGCAAGAatgcttttctaaataaaagcGTTGTTTGTTCGCATCTTTGTGCATATCCTAATTTTGGAGAATTTCACAATACAGCTATTTGTGATTTACCAAGCATGTCAACAGCCACAGGACACTACTCTGTCTACTGTCTGAACAGTCTTTCTTCAAGTTTCCCATTCACGACATTATATGCTCTTTGTCTTACAACCAAAAATATGGTTTTGAATACCAACCTGGCATTGATGCACATCTACTTCCAAAAAAGTTGCCTGGGGATATTTGTTACTCAGAGCATTGAAAGCTGGGGCTATCCTTAAGCAAGGGCCACATCTGTGAAAACAACATACAGTTTAATTTAACTCaaccttttttttgaaaaatgtctgCCCCAAATAGAATTAGCACGTTCATGTTCTTACTGATATCCTTGGTACGTGTAAAAATAACCTTCCTACCTGGCTGACAGATGGTGAGCAATCCTGGTGATACAATTAAGAATGACATTGAGAAACACATCATGAAGTGTTAATTCCCACTTCCTCAGACAGCTTCAATGTCACATGATTAGCTTCACCTATCAATTAATACTAACTTCCTATTTTCCATCTAACAGGTTTAGCTCCGGCATCTTTTACTGCAAGCTAACGTCCTGCTAACTAAAGTGACATAAGGGAGGGCAAAGAGTTGCGTTCTTTTCCTGAAACGGCAAACACcacttttaacagaaaattaGTACTAGCACTCCATGTTACATCCTGTGAAAAAATAGTATCTATAGCAGTATCTATGTATGACTTGAAATATTTAACAGTAATAATGTATCAAACCCTTAGCAGTAATCATAGAAATCTTACTACAATAAATCTCACTTACTACAACTGTAACCAGTTACTACCATACTTATTTGACCCTGGTAACACAGACCTGACTTCTGCTGACTTAACTGTATCACCTTGgctgaaaatatgtatttgttaatTATGATACCTTTGCTGGCATATATGAAGTGTACAGATGCAACTATTCCTCCAAAGGGATAGTCTCACAACTCAATTTGCTGtgaaagaagcaattaaaaagcaaaacagcaaaaaaacccccccaaccaGTAGAAACTCCCTCCAACAGCATATCAGCATAGGCTGTAGCTAAACCAGAGAGCTCTGTCAATGTGCATCTGCCAACGCACATAGCTGTAAAACAGCACAGACGAGATCCGCTTCACCTTTTCTATTCTCTCTTGACAGAGAGGGTATGGATCCATAGCAGCGTAGCAAGGCAAACTCACAGATATTTATACACTAAGACATCACTCCATTAACGTAACTGGAACCTAATATATTGGGTAGTCTGTaaccaaaacattttcctggGCACACATGTATGCAGTATTACTGAGATCATCAACACCTCTACAGTTACAGATGAAGTGGacttacctaaaaaaaaaaccaaaccccaaccccgTAACTAAGCAGCAGCAATCAGACATCAGATGCATGTATATGAATGCTTTTTTCAGTACCCATTCAGACACACAGCTAGTGACCTTGTGGCCTCTTCCAAGTATAACACCTTTCACAGTCTCTTTCACATCACACCTGAAGTCTTTTGAGCTCCAAACAGCCATTAGAAGCGGAATGGTTCAACTGCACATTTAAATAGGTGgtagaaagatgaaaaaaaaaaaaaagagtataggCACTAAAAGCTAAGACTTTGACAATAATGAGGTGCACTTTGAAGCCCAAGACCCCCAACACCATCACTATTCTCCCTAGCCTCCCACAGATTATTGTGAATAACTGAACTGTTGTGATTTCCTTTGGTCACCAATTCATCCAGATTACACCAACCACACCTGTACTTCAAATCCCCGCTGAGTATGGGAAAAAGGACATCTGCTTGCCCTGGGCAAAAAGGATGAGGATCCAGCTAAGTTTTATCGAGGCAGGAGATGTTTTTAACAGAAACCAAGCAAGATGCAGTTGTCTCTGCCCTCTGTTAACAGTGGCTTCCTGATCTGCAACCAGATTTTAAGCCAGCATAGCATCTGATCTCCTCAGAGCACCTGAAGAATGACAAGTTCAGAGGGCAGGGGAAGCTGGCTCGGCtgcaaaaaaagtgaatttaacCTCAGAAATAGGAAATACCACCCCGATGCTGTGACTGTATTGATATGCTACAGACAGGGAGTGTCACTAACGCTAAAAAACAATTAGCTCGCAGCTCTGACCCCCCCCGCAGCTGGCTAGTGACCAAAATGATACAGCATTTTGCCAGCTAACTGCACTTCTCAAGTCTGAAGCCTTGCCTCGCctcaaaataataaagaaaaaaaccccaccaaaatccCCTCAAGGCCCCCAGCGGTCCTCTCGCTCCCGGCCAGCCCCCTCACTCCCAGACCGGGGCGGGAGCGGCAAGGCCGGCCGACGGGGCCGTGAGGAGACGCCTCCCGGTTGGGTGAGGCCCAGCTCCCGCTCTCCGGCGCCTCAGCGGGAACGAGGCCGCGGCGGGGGAGGACCCGGGGGCAGGGGCGGCGCGGGGAacgccccggggcggcgggcccgccgccccggggcgctccccgcgccgcccctGCCCCCCGTGAAGAGAAACGGGAGCCCGTATCCCACCCTCACTCACCCCCGCATGGTGAACTTCACCACGGCCAGGCGGGAACCGGCAGCGCTGAGCTCAGGCTGGAACTCGGTGTCGTTCGCGATCACCTTCACGCCCACCATCctcgccgggcggcggcggggcccgcgctgaggggggaaggagggggacggcggcggcggcggtgccggccTGCTATCTGCAGCGTCACGGCGGGAAGGGGGTGCCCGGCATGCACCGCTCGGCTCAGGGCGCAGGCGCGTCCGCCACACCGCTCCCAGCCCGGGCCCGCCGGGCGGACatcgcggggcggggcggggcggtgctGCCTCTCGCGAGCGccgcgcccggccgccgccaTTTTGAGAGAGGGCAGCGAGGCAAGGGGTGAAGCCGCCGCCCGGCTGCCGCCATTTTGGGAGAGGGCAGCGAGGCAAGGGGTGAAGCCGCCGCCCGGCCGTCAGCCATTTTAGTTAGGGGCAAGCGCGGCGAATTGCGGGAGGGGAGACGCGCCATCTTGGTCTGGGGCAGATAGGCGGCTGAGGAGGAGGGTGGGTGAAGCCCGGCTGCTGAGccccgccggcgggaggagggtTGAGCACCGCGACGGGGAGCAGCTGCGGAGTCTGGCAAGGGGCTGGACGCCATTCCTTTCTCAGGAACGGGGAGGAGAACCAGCGCTCGGCCTTTCTGTTCCAGGGCCTGCACCGGTGCTTTGGCCAGAACTAATTCTAGGAACGTAGGAACTAAAAAAATAAGCCATGTTTTATCCTGCAAGCCTTCT is from Harpia harpyja isolate bHarHar1 chromosome Z, bHarHar1 primary haplotype, whole genome shotgun sequence and encodes:
- the TXNL1 gene encoding thioredoxin-like protein 1 isoform X2; translated protein: MVGVKVIANDTEFQPELSAAGSRLAVVKFTMRGCGPCLRIAPAFNALSNKYPQATFLEVDVHQCQGTAATNNISATPTFLFFRNKVRIDQYQGADAVGLEEKIKQHLENDPGNSEDTDIPKGYMDLMPFINKAGCECLNESDEHGFDNCLRKDSTYLESDCDEQLLITVAFSQPVKLYSMKLQGPDNGQGPKYIKIFINLPRSMDFEEAERSEPTQALELTPDDIKEDGIIQLRYVKFQNVNSVTLFVQSNHGDEETTRITYFTFIGTPVQATNMNDFKRVVGKKGESH
- the TXNL1 gene encoding thioredoxin-like protein 1 isoform X3; its protein translation is MVGVKVIANDTEFQPELSAAGSRLAVVKFTMRGCGPCLRIAPAFNALSNKYPQATFLEVDVHQCQGTAATNNISATPTFLFFRNKVRIDQYQGADAVGLEEKIKQHLENDPGNSEDTDIPKGYMDLMPFINKAGCECLNESDEHGFDNCLRKDSTYLESDCDEQLLITVAFSQPVKLYSMKLQGPDNGQGPKYIKIFINLPRSMDFEEAERSEPTQALELTPDDIKEDGIIQLRYVKFQNVNSVTLFVQSNHGDEETTRITYFTFIGTPVQATNMNDFKRLNFPFLKN
- the TXNL1 gene encoding thioredoxin-like protein 1 isoform X1, which codes for MVGVKVIANDTEFQPELSAAGSRLAVVKFTMRGCGPCLRIAPAFNALSNKYPQATFLEVDVHQCQGTAATNNISATPTFLFFRNKVRIDQYQGADAVGLEEKIKQHLENDPGNSEDTDIPKGYMDLMPFINKAGCECLNESDEHGFDNCLRKDSTYLESDCDEQLLITVAFSQPVKLYSMKLQGPDNGQGPKYIKIFINLPRSMDFEEAERSEPTQALELTPDDIKEDGIIQLRYVKFQNVNSVTLFVQSNHGDEETTRITYFTFIGTPVQATNMNDFKRIIHMGELSISASDW